The segment TTGGCCTGGAATGCTCCATTAAGCCTCGGGCATGGAATGCGATTACCGCAGGTCCTGAGGGTCGGTCGGGGACACTTCAAGCCATAGAAATCGACGAATGCATGGCTGTATGCGGTCCTGCCGCCGGTCTACTACATGAGCCGAAGTATGTGGTCGTACCGACGCCAATGTTCATCTTAGAGATCATGGTGATGTCTGGCATAGGGTAAGTTCGCTCCGGTCGTTGACCACGGTCGAGCTCTCACTCCGCTTCATGTGTTGTGGTCGACCCGTAATTCATGGAAAAAGGCCGGGACATTCCAACTTCATGATAGCGCCGATCTGCATCATATGAAGAGGCCAAGAAAGGCGAAGGTTTTTTTTCAGAACAGGAATGACTCCAAGAAATGTCCTTCTGGATTCAGGGCGGCATCGGGTGACCATTATATCATCTCAGAACAACTAGTGATTATGGGAATGAACGAAATGCGAGCGAATAATACAAGGAGCATACGATATCCTCACTCCAGGGATCCTCAGGAGGACCAGTACTATCCCGCCAGTTGTCCCAAGTGCGGTAAACCGGTGGTGCATCGGGATGTCTTCTGCCACCATTGCGGTCGAAGGCTGCGATGATGTAACTCCCGAGGACGTTTAAGTGGTGGTCGACCAAATTATCAAGCATCTCATAGAGGCTGGATACCCTATAAGGTTGAATTCGCGAAGGAAGCGGTGAACTGTCTAGCACTGTCATCGGTGTTCAGGTTCGTTGATCATCTGGTAATCGTTCGGGGAATCGACAGCATCCTTTCTTCCAGGATATTTCTGGTATTTTCAGGAAAGCATAAAGCCCAACCATTCGATCAGGAAATGAACTATGAACAACATCTTCCCAAACAGCACGCTTTAAAAATCATTGAAGAAAAGGACGTGGTCCCACGACACAGGAAAACAAGAACATGAACCTTTTCAAGGAAGCCTATACAGCCCGCATAGAACAGCTAGGCAAAGAGAGGGAGGCGGGAAGAAGGGTCGTGGGCACGTTCTGTCTTTTCGTTCCGGACGAGATCGTTTTCGCTTCTGGGGCCGATCGGGTCATCCTCTGCGGAGGAAGGAGCAACACCATATCCGTGGCAGAGGAGTACCTGCCCCGGAATATCTGCCCCTTGATCAAATCGTCATTCGGGGCCATAGTAAACGGCTCTTGCTCAGGGGACCTGGCCTGTCCTCACTTCGGCATGGTGGACGCCATTGTGGCCGAGGCGACCTGCGATGGAAAGAAGAAGATGTACGAGCTTCTTCATGAATACATCCCCACCTATGTAATGGACCTTCCTCAGATGCCAGACAGTAGGACTTCGATCGGCTATTTCGAATCGGAGCTCCGCCGGTTCGGTCGGTTCATGGAAGGATTGACTGGCAGGACCATAACAGAGGAGGCGCTGGCCAGGGAGATCCGGTCAGGGAACGAGACCAGGAGAATGCTTCACCGCCTATACGAGATGAGGAGGCTGGACCCGCCCCCCATCCGCGGCTCCGATGTAATAAAGATGCTGCAGAAGCAATACTTCCTCTCGCCCGATGTCTTCAGGAACGGTCTGAGAGAGGTGTGCGACGAGGTTGAAAAGAAAACGGCGTCGGGAGAGAAATGCGGGCCGAGGCTGATGATCTCCGGCTGCCCGATGCCCGCGGGAAACATGAAGGTCCCGCAGATAATCGAGGACATGGGGGCCTGCATTGTGGTCGAGGAGAGCTGCACCGGAACCCGCTCCTTCTGGGACCTGGTCGATGAACAGAAGGACCCTTGGACGGCACTGGCCGAGCGATACCTTAAGATCCCCTGCTCATGCATGACCCCCAACCAGGGCCGTATCGACAGCATCATCGAACTGGCAGAGAGGTTTGACGTGGACGGCGTGGTCTACTACACGCTCCAGTCCTGCCATGGGTACAATATCGAGCGCTACCGGGTGGGCAAGGCGCTGAAGGAGGCGAACATCCCCATGCTGGCCATCGAGACCGATTACAGCGATGCCGATGTCGAGCAGATCCGCATCCGCGTCGAGGCCTTCCTGGAGATGTTGTCGTGATCTCGGTCGGTATCGATGCCGGAGCAGCGACCACGAAGGCGGTCATTATGAAGGACACGACCGTGATCGGATGGAAGGTATGCCCCACCGGCTTCGATTTCTCCAAGGCGGCACGCGACCTGTATGAAGAGGTCCTTGCCCGGGCAGGGATTGCCGAGGGCGACGTCGGCAAGGTGTATGCGACCGGGTACGGCAAGAACGCCATCCCATTTGCCGGGAGGACCTTGAGCGAGATCACCGCTCATGCCCGGGGGGTGTTCTTCCTGTACCCCGAGGTAGCCGGCGTCATCGATATCGGGGGCCAGGACAGCAAGGTCATCACCGTCGACCAAGGCCGTGTACAGGACTTTCTCATGAACGACAAGTGCGCCGCCGGCACCGGAAAATTCCTTGAATACTCCGCCAAGGCGCTGGAGGTGTCCATCGAAGAGCTGGCCGAACTGGCTCTAACGTCCGACGATCCGGCCAAAATAAGCAGCATGTGCACGGTGTTCGCCGAGTCAGAGGTCATATCCCTCCGCGCCAAAGGATACGCGAAGAAGGACATCGCCGCCGGCCTAGTGGGGAGCATAGCGCAAAGGATCGCAGTGATGGCCAAGAGGATGGGGTTCAAGAAGAATGTGGCCTTCGTGGGAGGCGTGGCGAAGAACCGTGCCATGAAGGAGGCGTTGGAGGCAGAGCTCGGTTTCACGCTCTTCGTTCCCGAGGAGCCGCAGATCACCGGGGCCTTGGGAGCGGCACTTCAGCGGGAAAGGAAGATCATCACCGGTCAGAAACCGTGAACCGCTCGAAATGGTCATCACCAGTGGACGAGGGTGGGATAAAGATCGGCACGATAGGAAAAGAACCGGCATACACCGGTCAACGGGCCGTCTCCTTCTTTGTTGCGCAGCTATCTTTCAGGCCTTGTCATGATTCCCGTTTCACTTTCGGGATGGTGAAGTAGAACGTAGCTCCATGGCCTTCCTCCGATTCGACCCAGACCCGACCTTCGTGGCGCTCGACGATCTTCCTGACTATTGCCAGACCGACCCCGGTCCCGGCATATTGGTCCTTGTTATGGAGTTTCTTGAACACCTGGAATATCTTGTCCGAATATTCCATGTTCAGGCCTATCCCGTTGTCTCTCACTGAGAACACCCATTCCGCCGGTTCCGACCTCGCCTCGATGTTCACTCTAGGCCTATCCTTATCCTGGAACTTGATGGCATTGCTGACCAGGTTCTGCATCACCTGGACCATCTGGGACTCGTCGGCGGTGACATTGGGAAGCCGATCGGTCTCGATCTCCGCCCCGTTCTCCTCGATCGGCACCTTGAGCAGCTCAATGGTCCTCTCCACCACCCGGTTCATATCGACGTCCGTGAACGGCAACCTGACCGAATCCACCCTGGAATATTCCAGAAGGTCATCGATCAGCTCCCTCATCCTGGTCCCGCCTTGAATAGCGTGGCCGATGTATTCGATGGCCTCATGGTCCATTTGTCGCGAGAACCTCCTTTCCAGGAGCGACAGGTAACTGATGGTCATACGCAGCGGCTCCTGCAGGTCATGTGAGGCAACATATGCGAACTGCTGCAGATCGGCGTTGGAACGGCGGAGCTCATCTTCGGCCAGTTTCATCTTGGTGAGGTCAACCGTCGCCGAACCCACGCCGATCACGTTTCCATCGATGTCATGGATCGGAGCGAAAGTGATCTCTGTAAAGATCTTCCCATTCGGCTGGTCAAGCCACATCTGCTCGCGGATCTCCTTGTCCTCATCCAGGACCCGCCCTTTGATCTCGTTGATCCTCTGCACCTCCCTCGGTGAGAATATCTCCGCATCCGTTTTCCCGATCATCTCATCAGGTCTCGCGATCTTTTGATTATAGGCCCATATGTACTTCAGGTCCCGATCCTGAACGGCAACGGACACCGGTGCATTGCGCAAGGCCAGTCGGAACCTTTCCTCGCTCTCCCTTAGGTCCTTGGTGCGTGCCCGGACCTTCGTTTCCAGGTCTTCATTTGCCCTCCTGAGCGCATCCTCCGCCAGGATGCGTTCGGTGAGGTCGGCCATAACGATACAATAGGTCGCATTGTCCTCTGATGGCAGATAATTGACCGAAAGCTGCATCGGTACCGCGGACCCGTCCATGGCCTCGAAACGGACATCGTCGCGTTCCGGGCCCTCGACACTGGTGTCCAGGATCCTATGGAATGACGGTCTCCTCGAGGGATGGATGAACCTTTCGATGTTCGTGCCGATCACCTTCTCAAGGGAGGTCTTCATCGAATCTGCGAAGCTGTGGTTGCTGTAAAGGATCTCGCCATCCTGCGATATCGTTACGGCGCCCTCGTTCATCTGCTCGAAAAGGATGCGGTAGGGCTCCTCTGCCCCTTTGAGCGTGAACACCTTCTCCCCCTCGCTCGTGGAGATAACGATGGCATCGACCTCTCCTCCCTGTATTGCCTCCAGGGTCCGGGTCTTTTCCTCGAGCTCCTCCTGCAATGCCTTGACCTGGGCCTTCAGGTCCCTGTTCTCTGACCGCAATTTCGTTCGATCTAATTCCTGGCCTTTTTCGGAGCTCAATTCCCTTCCTTCCTGACCCCTTTCTTCGATGCGATCTCCAGTCCGATGATTACCTTCTCCCGGTCTGACATGTCCCCTACTAGTTTCCTAAGAGGCAGAGGCAGCTTCCTGATGAGCGTGGGCGCCGCCAGGATCTGGCCTTCCTTGGCCAGCTCTGGCTGCTGATAAACGTCGATCACTTCCAGGTCGTAGCGTCCCTTTAGCTCTTCCTCGCATATCTTCTTGATGTTCTTGATCGCCTCACGGGACCTGGGTGTGGAACCGGTTATGTAGAGCCGCAGGACGTAGTCGATGCCATCTTCCCTCCCGGTGGGATCGGATCCATTTCTGGACATTTCATCTACTCCTCATCGGCGAGCGGTTTGATATCCAGCCCAACAAGTACCTTCTCCGTGTTGGATAGATCGCCGATGATCTTCTTGATCGGTTGTGGCAGTTTCCGTACCAATGTGGGAACGGCTATTATCTGGTCACCTTTGGCGAGCTGGGGCGTTCTCATGAGGTCTATGACCTCGATCCGATACCTGCTCCTGAGGTTCTCCTCGCAGATGCTCTTCAGGTTGGAGATGGCGGCCACTGACTTGGGGGTCTGCCCAGCGACGTAGAGACGCAGCTCGTAGATCTCTTCTTTCTCCTCTCTCGGGACCTTACTCATCTCCCTCACCCCTGTTGCCGTTCATGATGCGCATGCTTTGCAGGTGCCTCTTGTTGTTCTC is part of the Methanomassiliicoccales archaeon genome and harbors:
- a CDS encoding double-cubane-cluster-containing anaerobic reductase, translating into MNLFKEAYTARIEQLGKEREAGRRVVGTFCLFVPDEIVFASGADRVILCGGRSNTISVAEEYLPRNICPLIKSSFGAIVNGSCSGDLACPHFGMVDAIVAEATCDGKKKMYELLHEYIPTYVMDLPQMPDSRTSIGYFESELRRFGRFMEGLTGRTITEEALAREIRSGNETRRMLHRLYEMRRLDPPPIRGSDVIKMLQKQYFLSPDVFRNGLREVCDEVEKKTASGEKCGPRLMISGCPMPAGNMKVPQIIEDMGACIVVEESCTGTRSFWDLVDEQKDPWTALAERYLKIPCSCMTPNQGRIDSIIELAERFDVDGVVYYTLQSCHGYNIERYRVGKALKEANIPMLAIETDYSDADVEQIRIRVEAFLEMLS
- a CDS encoding acyl-CoA dehydratase activase; the protein is MISVGIDAGAATTKAVIMKDTTVIGWKVCPTGFDFSKAARDLYEEVLARAGIAEGDVGKVYATGYGKNAIPFAGRTLSEITAHARGVFFLYPEVAGVIDIGGQDSKVITVDQGRVQDFLMNDKCAAGTGKFLEYSAKALEVSIEELAELALTSDDPAKISSMCTVFAESEVISLRAKGYAKKDIAAGLVGSIAQRIAVMAKRMGFKKNVAFVGGVAKNRAMKEALEAELGFTLFVPEEPQITGALGAALQRERKIITGQKP
- a CDS encoding ATP-binding protein; protein product: MSSEKGQELDRTKLRSENRDLKAQVKALQEELEEKTRTLEAIQGGEVDAIVISTSEGEKVFTLKGAEEPYRILFEQMNEGAVTISQDGEILYSNHSFADSMKTSLEKVIGTNIERFIHPSRRPSFHRILDTSVEGPERDDVRFEAMDGSAVPMQLSVNYLPSEDNATYCIVMADLTERILAEDALRRANEDLETKVRARTKDLRESEERFRLALRNAPVSVAVQDRDLKYIWAYNQKIARPDEMIGKTDAEIFSPREVQRINEIKGRVLDEDKEIREQMWLDQPNGKIFTEITFAPIHDIDGNVIGVGSATVDLTKMKLAEDELRRSNADLQQFAYVASHDLQEPLRMTISYLSLLERRFSRQMDHEAIEYIGHAIQGGTRMRELIDDLLEYSRVDSVRLPFTDVDMNRVVERTIELLKVPIEENGAEIETDRLPNVTADESQMVQVMQNLVSNAIKFQDKDRPRVNIEARSEPAEWVFSVRDNGIGLNMEYSDKIFQVFKKLHNKDQYAGTGVGLAIVRKIVERHEGRVWVESEEGHGATFYFTIPKVKRES
- a CDS encoding circadian clock KaiB family protein, whose translation is MSRNGSDPTGREDGIDYVLRLYITGSTPRSREAIKNIKKICEEELKGRYDLEVIDVYQQPELAKEGQILAAPTLIRKLPLPLRKLVGDMSDREKVIIGLEIASKKGVRKEGN
- a CDS encoding circadian clock KaiB family protein; translation: MSKVPREEKEEIYELRLYVAGQTPKSVAAISNLKSICEENLRSRYRIEVIDLMRTPQLAKGDQIIAVPTLVRKLPQPIKKIIGDLSNTEKVLVGLDIKPLADEE